In Streptomyces sp. NBC_01551, one DNA window encodes the following:
- a CDS encoding FAD-dependent monooxygenase, with product MRVAVIGGGPGGLYFAALAKQLSPDWEVTVWERNAPDDTFGFGVVFSDETLDGIATADPVIHAAMSAEFARWSDIDVRYRGQTLTSGGHGFAALGRRSLLRILQDRCAALAVDVRYRTQAPPAAQLAAEYDLVVACDGVRSATRAGYADTFGPDLDERSGRYMWLGTDKVFEAFTFIVEECDFGTLQVHAYPYDDTRSTFIVELDEESWRRAGFAESAGRPYPPGASDEEGIRRCEEILAGHLDGHRLLPNNSKWLRFTTVRNRTWRHENVVLLGDAAHTAHFSIGSGTKLAMEDALALAACLHEHPDDIPGALASYEDERRPVVESTQRAAQASLEWFENIDRYTGQDPHQFAFNLLTRSRRVTYDNLRVRDEAFTTAVNTTAPVPPMFRPLRIGGLRLRNRVVVPPTALATAQGGIPGDFDLVHLGTQALGGAGLVIAGMTAVAADARPDPGCPGLWNDDQEAAWRRITGFVHGQSDTCLGIQLTHAGRRAAAGAPIAASALPWDEHGPAPREATRADMDLVVRDFTRAAERADRAGFDVLELQYGHGHLLSGFLSPLTNLRTDDYGGDLAGRLRFPLEVLRAVREVWPAGKALLVRISAADWAQGGLSEADAVGIARALAEAGADAIDVSTGEVVPYEKPRYGRSYQTPYADLIRNATGIPTIAVGAISTYDDVNSIILAGRADLCGVGRAQLHDPLWTLHAAAAQDYRGPAAPWAPSWRAGSGRPPAGRTDRVPPRLELLRQPAAPVHQRWRPRVAAASRAR from the coding sequence GTGCGCGTAGCAGTCATCGGAGGAGGGCCCGGCGGCCTGTACTTCGCGGCCCTGGCCAAACAGCTCTCCCCGGACTGGGAGGTCACGGTCTGGGAGCGCAACGCCCCCGACGACACGTTCGGCTTCGGGGTCGTCTTCTCCGACGAGACCCTCGACGGCATCGCGACCGCCGACCCCGTCATCCACGCCGCCATGTCGGCGGAGTTCGCCCGCTGGAGCGACATCGACGTCCGCTACCGGGGCCAGACGCTGACCTCCGGCGGCCACGGCTTCGCCGCCCTGGGCCGCCGGAGCCTGCTGCGGATCCTCCAGGACCGCTGCGCCGCCCTAGCCGTGGACGTCCGCTACCGCACCCAGGCTCCGCCGGCAGCCCAACTCGCCGCCGAGTACGACCTGGTGGTGGCGTGCGACGGCGTCCGTTCGGCCACCCGCGCCGGTTACGCCGACACCTTCGGCCCCGACCTCGACGAGCGCTCCGGCCGCTACATGTGGCTCGGCACCGACAAGGTCTTCGAGGCCTTCACCTTCATCGTGGAGGAGTGCGACTTCGGCACCCTCCAGGTGCACGCCTATCCGTACGACGACACCCGCTCCACCTTCATCGTCGAACTGGACGAGGAGAGCTGGCGGCGCGCCGGGTTCGCGGAGTCCGCAGGCCGTCCGTACCCGCCCGGCGCCAGCGACGAGGAGGGCATCCGGCGCTGCGAGGAGATCCTCGCCGGGCACCTGGACGGTCACCGGCTGCTGCCCAACAACTCCAAGTGGCTGCGCTTCACGACGGTACGCAACCGCACCTGGCGCCACGAGAACGTGGTCCTGCTCGGGGACGCCGCGCACACCGCGCACTTCTCCATCGGCTCCGGCACCAAGCTGGCCATGGAGGACGCTCTCGCCCTCGCGGCCTGCCTGCACGAGCACCCGGACGACATCCCGGGCGCGCTCGCCTCGTACGAGGACGAGCGCCGGCCGGTCGTGGAGTCCACCCAGCGGGCCGCCCAGGCGAGCCTCGAATGGTTCGAGAACATCGACCGCTACACCGGCCAGGACCCACACCAGTTCGCCTTCAACCTGCTGACCCGCAGCCGCCGCGTCACCTACGACAACCTGCGCGTGCGCGACGAGGCCTTCACCACCGCCGTCAACACCACCGCGCCCGTCCCGCCCATGTTCCGGCCGCTGCGGATCGGCGGGCTGCGGCTGCGCAACCGGGTCGTCGTCCCGCCCACCGCCCTCGCCACGGCCCAGGGCGGCATCCCGGGCGACTTCGACCTCGTCCACCTGGGCACGCAGGCCCTCGGCGGGGCCGGCCTGGTCATCGCCGGCATGACCGCCGTCGCCGCCGACGCCCGCCCGGACCCCGGCTGCCCCGGACTGTGGAACGACGACCAGGAGGCGGCCTGGCGCCGCATCACCGGCTTCGTGCACGGCCAGAGCGACACCTGCCTCGGCATCCAGCTCACCCACGCCGGCCGACGCGCGGCCGCCGGAGCGCCGATCGCCGCCTCCGCACTGCCCTGGGACGAGCACGGCCCGGCGCCGCGCGAGGCCACCCGCGCCGACATGGACCTCGTCGTACGGGACTTCACGCGCGCGGCCGAACGCGCCGACCGGGCGGGCTTCGACGTCCTGGAACTCCAGTACGGGCACGGCCACCTGCTCTCCGGGTTCCTCTCGCCGCTGACCAACCTGCGCACCGACGACTACGGCGGCGACCTCGCCGGGCGGCTGCGCTTCCCGCTCGAAGTGCTGCGCGCCGTACGGGAGGTCTGGCCCGCCGGCAAGGCGCTGCTGGTGCGGATCTCAGCCGCCGACTGGGCGCAGGGCGGGCTGAGCGAGGCCGACGCCGTGGGCATCGCCCGGGCGCTGGCCGAGGCGGGCGCCGACGCCATCGACGTCTCCACCGGCGAGGTCGTCCCGTACGAGAAGCCCCGCTACGGCCGCAGCTACCAGACCCCGTACGCCGACCTGATCCGCAACGCCACCGGGATCCCGACGATTGCCGTCGGCGCCATCTCCACGTACGACGACGTCAACTCGATCATCCTGGCCGGCCGCGCCGACCTGTGCGGCGTGGGCCGCGCCCAGCTCCACGACCCGCTGTGGACCCTGCACGCGGCCGCCGCCCAGGACTACCGCGGCCCGGCCGCGCCCTGGGCGCCGTCCTGGCGGGCGGGAAGCGGCCGGCCGCCCGCCGGCCGCACCGACCGGGTGCCGCCGCGCCTGGAACTCCTGCGGCAGCCCGCCGCGCCCGTGCACCAGCGCTGGCGGCCACGCGTGGCCGCCGCCTCCCGCGCCCGCTGA
- a CDS encoding phosphatase PAP2 family protein yields the protein MSRNPVAPVLSPVTARAPEAVVARRPPGVLAAGLLLLGGAALPALAVRPDPANPPFQELDDRWLTWMGGPHDGPYAALAAALNWFGGPLGVVVPLGLLFFLLLRRRWTSAGFLLGVYLAGSLLVVQGLKHLVDRPRPANPLVRVDHGSYPSGHAAGAALLVVLVGVLLVPAARRRAWWLGGAVFTLAMMWSRTWLHAHWLTDTAAGAAAGAGAGLLAWWLFAPALTRESGRDRRGAAATAVP from the coding sequence ATGTCCCGGAATCCGGTCGCCCCGGTCCTGTCCCCCGTCACCGCGAGAGCGCCCGAGGCGGTGGTCGCCCGGCGCCCTCCCGGTGTCCTCGCGGCAGGACTCCTGCTGCTGGGCGGCGCCGCGCTGCCGGCCCTCGCCGTCCGGCCGGACCCGGCGAACCCGCCGTTCCAGGAGCTGGACGACCGCTGGCTGACCTGGATGGGCGGCCCGCACGACGGGCCGTACGCCGCGCTCGCCGCGGCCCTGAACTGGTTCGGCGGCCCGCTGGGGGTCGTCGTACCGCTGGGCCTGCTGTTCTTCCTGCTCTTGCGCAGGCGCTGGACCTCGGCCGGGTTCCTGCTCGGGGTCTACCTGGCCGGCAGTCTGCTCGTCGTCCAGGGGCTCAAGCACCTGGTGGACCGGCCGCGGCCGGCGAACCCGCTGGTCCGGGTCGACCACGGCTCCTACCCGTCCGGCCACGCGGCCGGGGCGGCGCTGCTGGTCGTACTCGTCGGGGTGCTGCTGGTCCCGGCGGCGCGCCGGCGGGCCTGGTGGCTCGGGGGCGCGGTGTTCACGCTGGCCATGATGTGGAGCCGTACCTGGCTGCACGCGCACTGGCTCACCGACACGGCGGCGGGCGCGGCCGCCGGCGCGGGCGCGGGCCTGCTGGCCTGGTGGCTCTTCGCCCCCGCCCTCACCCGGGAGTCCGGTCGCGACCGCCGGGGGGCGGCCGCGACCGCGGTTCCGTAG
- a CDS encoding ATP-binding protein produces MLTAPTPARTFVHWVCAPTPASVPLVRTRVRAVLDGWRIAGDVADTLLLAVSELVGNVVQHAAAQTGRMRVGVSCGGGWLRLEVADGAAELPRLPDPAVQVELDAEGGRGLLLVQLLAAEAGGELAVLVHEFGKSVRVRVPIA; encoded by the coding sequence ATGCTCACCGCCCCCACTCCCGCCCGGACCTTCGTCCACTGGGTCTGCGCCCCCACCCCCGCGAGCGTCCCCCTGGTCCGGACCCGGGTCCGCGCCGTGCTCGACGGCTGGCGGATCGCCGGCGATGTCGCGGACACCCTGCTGCTGGCCGTCAGTGAACTGGTCGGCAACGTCGTCCAGCACGCCGCCGCCCAGACCGGCCGGATGCGCGTCGGCGTCTCGTGCGGCGGGGGATGGCTGCGCCTGGAGGTGGCCGACGGGGCAGCCGAACTGCCCCGGCTGCCCGATCCGGCGGTGCAGGTCGAGCTGGACGCCGAGGGTGGGCGGGGTCTGTTGCTGGTCCAGCTGCTGGCCGCCGAGGCGGGCGGTGAACTCGCCGTGCTGGTACACGAGTTCGGCAAGTCGGTGCGGGTGCGCGTCCCCATCGCCTGA
- a CDS encoding thioesterase family protein has translation MDAESVDTDAVEADAVAADATEVGCAAGAPGALAPRLPSVVVERRVEWPDTDAAGHYHHSTVVRWVEAAEAVLLRRLGLSHLFGSTPRVHFEADYRARLWFGEAVRTELRVTKVGASSLHYAFTVLGEEGGQAATGRMVIAHSAARATGSTPWPADVREVLTKAGPQAPELITRTTGGTPCA, from the coding sequence GTGGACGCCGAATCGGTGGACACCGATGCCGTGGAGGCCGACGCGGTGGCCGCCGACGCCACCGAGGTCGGCTGCGCCGCCGGAGCCCCCGGGGCGCTCGCCCCGCGCCTGCCCAGCGTCGTCGTCGAACGCCGCGTCGAGTGGCCCGACACCGACGCGGCCGGGCACTACCACCACTCGACCGTCGTCCGCTGGGTCGAGGCGGCCGAGGCCGTGCTGCTGCGCCGCCTGGGCCTGTCCCACCTCTTCGGCAGTACGCCCCGCGTCCACTTCGAGGCCGACTACCGCGCCCGGCTCTGGTTCGGCGAGGCCGTCCGCACCGAGCTGCGCGTCACCAAGGTCGGCGCGAGCTCCCTGCACTACGCCTTCACGGTCCTCGGCGAGGAGGGCGGGCAGGCCGCCACCGGCCGCATGGTCATCGCCCACTCGGCGGCCCGCGCCACCGGCTCCACGCCCTGGCCCGCCGACGTACGCGAGGTCCTCACCAAGGCGGGCCCGCAGGCCCCCGAGCTGATCACCCGAACCACAGGAGGTACCCCGTGCGCGTAG
- a CDS encoding LacI family DNA-binding transcriptional regulator has protein sequence MAEETPVPASITSADVARLAGVSRATVSFVLNDTQGHRVSEATRARVLDAARQLGYVPHAAARSLRAGRSNLVLMPASISAIGRLVSDWVDDLHSELDRHGYTAVLHAGRFADPVDAARAWAELRPAAVIALDGDRLTAQAAELLRRAGVRGLLAFAARPVPGVHTIGFDHARIGAAAAEHLISRGRTRIGVVMPQERGLGTLARPRLAGAESVAARHMATVTPVELAYTRESATALARRWAGLELDSVFAYNDEYAALLLHALQAEGIAVPDEVAIVGSDDLVLSGLQQPALTTIRLDLASPARVADAVHELLETGSTPPLPAIEAVLVPRQTS, from the coding sequence ATGGCCGAAGAAACCCCCGTCCCCGCGTCGATCACCAGCGCCGACGTGGCACGCCTCGCCGGAGTGTCGCGCGCCACCGTCTCCTTCGTCCTCAACGACACGCAGGGCCACCGGGTCAGCGAGGCCACCCGCGCCCGTGTCCTGGACGCGGCCCGCCAGCTGGGCTACGTCCCGCACGCCGCCGCCCGCTCCCTGCGCGCCGGCCGCAGCAACCTCGTCCTGATGCCCGCGTCGATCTCCGCGATCGGCCGGCTCGTCAGCGACTGGGTCGACGACCTGCACAGCGAACTCGACCGCCACGGCTACACGGCAGTGCTGCACGCGGGCCGCTTCGCCGACCCCGTGGACGCCGCCCGGGCCTGGGCGGAACTGCGCCCGGCGGCGGTGATCGCCCTCGACGGCGACCGCCTCACCGCGCAGGCGGCCGAGTTGCTGCGCCGCGCCGGGGTGCGCGGACTGCTGGCGTTCGCCGCCCGCCCCGTGCCCGGCGTCCACACCATCGGCTTCGACCACGCCCGGATCGGCGCCGCCGCCGCCGAGCACCTGATCTCCCGCGGCCGGACCCGGATCGGCGTCGTCATGCCCCAGGAGCGCGGCCTCGGTACCCTCGCCCGGCCGCGCCTCGCGGGAGCCGAGTCGGTCGCCGCCCGTCACATGGCCACCGTCACACCGGTGGAGCTGGCCTACACCCGGGAGTCCGCGACCGCGCTCGCCCGGCGCTGGGCCGGCCTGGAGCTGGACTCCGTCTTCGCCTACAACGACGAGTACGCCGCGTTGCTCCTGCACGCGCTCCAGGCCGAGGGGATCGCCGTACCGGACGAGGTCGCGATCGTTGGCTCCGACGACCTCGTCCTCTCGGGTCTCCAGCAGCCCGCGCTCACCACGATCCGCCTGGACCTGGCCTCGCCCGCGCGGGTCGCGGACGCCGTGCACGAACTGCTGGAGACCGGGTCGACCCCGCCGCTCCCGGCGATAGAGGCCGTCCTGGTCCCGCGCCAGACGTCCTGA
- a CDS encoding fumarylacetoacetate hydrolase family protein yields the protein MRLLTFTTTAPGAAPRLGIETDGHVLDLAALAEHAGAALPHDLLGLVQAGPDALDAVRRLLDGDRPAHAVHRTEDVRLSAPLRPGKIIGVGLNYVEHVEESSRSLDTDKELPPRPVLFSKPATAVTGPGAPILHNADLTTQLDWECELAVVIGRTAFRVSEEDAYDHVFGFSIVNDISARDQRRSGQWFFSKGQDSYAPFGPVVVTADEIPDPMALDLSLRVNGVTKQKSNTRHMLFPIARLIADISSGVTLEPGDVIATGSPSGVGAGMVPPEFLRPGDTVEATVELIGTLANPVVDSRRSR from the coding sequence ATGCGTTTGCTGACCTTCACCACCACCGCCCCCGGCGCCGCACCGCGGCTCGGCATCGAGACCGACGGCCACGTCCTCGACCTCGCCGCGCTCGCCGAGCACGCGGGCGCCGCGCTCCCGCACGACCTGCTCGGCCTCGTGCAGGCCGGCCCCGACGCGCTGGACGCGGTGCGCCGACTGCTCGACGGCGACCGGCCCGCCCACGCCGTCCACCGGACCGAGGACGTCCGACTGAGCGCCCCCCTGCGACCCGGCAAGATCATCGGGGTCGGGCTCAACTACGTGGAACACGTCGAGGAGTCCAGCCGCAGTCTCGACACCGACAAGGAACTCCCGCCCCGCCCCGTGCTGTTCAGCAAGCCCGCCACCGCCGTCACCGGCCCCGGCGCGCCCATCCTGCACAACGCCGACCTCACCACCCAGCTGGACTGGGAGTGCGAACTCGCCGTCGTGATCGGCCGCACCGCGTTCCGGGTGAGCGAGGAGGACGCGTACGACCACGTCTTCGGCTTCAGCATCGTCAACGACATCAGCGCCCGCGACCAGCGCCGCTCCGGCCAGTGGTTCTTCTCCAAGGGGCAGGACTCGTACGCGCCCTTCGGGCCGGTCGTCGTCACCGCCGACGAGATCCCGGACCCCATGGCGCTGGACCTGTCACTGCGGGTCAACGGCGTCACCAAGCAGAAGTCGAACACCCGGCACATGCTCTTCCCCATCGCCCGCCTCATCGCCGACATCAGCTCCGGCGTGACCCTGGAGCCCGGAGACGTCATCGCGACCGGTTCGCCCTCCGGGGTCGGGGCCGGCATGGTCCCGCCCGAGTTCCTCCGGCCCGGTGACACGGTGGAGGCCACGGTGGAGCTGATCGGCACCCTGGCCAACCCCGTCGTCGACTCGCGCCGATCCCGCTGA
- a CDS encoding cupin domain-containing protein has translation MTIEQDDTMLGRARVFDTPELTAYYGELEALDAGALWTVANDIEPWYPQPKSVPVLWRYEELRPLVHKALGLVKADDAGRRVVMLVNPGRKDVSAAAGLLYTGLQIMGPGEAMTAHRHQAAALRFVHEGTGAWTIVDGQKLKVGPRDFAITPNGTWHEHGNDGTDAPVIWQDGLDIPLVNALDAGFYEVHPELHQTPGRVVNSSVLTYSGTLLPYGAQKWTRPYSPLLAYPWEPTYEALRGLAKATEGSPYDGVIAEYTNPVTGGSVMPTMGAHMQLLRPGQATAAHRHTGSVIYTVAKGRGASVIAGRRFEWREGDIFCVPSWAWHEHHNLDPSEDACLFSFNDFPVMRSLGFHREEAYPDHGGHQPVTAEPAA, from the coding sequence ATGACCATCGAGCAGGACGACACCATGCTCGGCCGCGCCCGGGTCTTCGACACCCCCGAACTCACCGCCTACTACGGCGAACTCGAGGCCCTGGACGCCGGCGCCCTGTGGACCGTCGCCAACGACATCGAGCCCTGGTACCCCCAGCCCAAGTCCGTTCCCGTGCTGTGGCGTTACGAGGAACTGCGGCCCCTCGTCCACAAGGCCCTCGGCCTCGTCAAGGCCGACGACGCCGGCCGCCGCGTCGTCATGCTCGTCAACCCCGGCCGCAAGGACGTCAGCGCCGCCGCCGGACTCCTCTACACCGGCCTCCAGATCATGGGCCCCGGCGAGGCCATGACCGCCCACCGCCACCAGGCCGCCGCGCTGCGCTTCGTCCACGAGGGCACCGGCGCCTGGACGATCGTCGACGGCCAGAAGCTCAAGGTCGGCCCGCGCGACTTCGCCATCACCCCGAACGGCACCTGGCACGAACACGGCAACGACGGGACCGACGCCCCGGTGATCTGGCAGGACGGCCTGGACATCCCCCTCGTCAACGCCCTGGACGCCGGGTTCTACGAGGTGCACCCCGAGCTCCACCAGACCCCCGGGAGGGTGGTCAACTCCTCCGTCCTCACCTACTCGGGCACCCTGCTGCCGTACGGGGCGCAGAAGTGGACCCGGCCCTACTCGCCGCTCCTCGCCTACCCGTGGGAGCCGACGTACGAGGCCCTGCGCGGCCTCGCCAAGGCGACCGAGGGCTCCCCGTACGACGGGGTCATCGCCGAGTACACCAACCCGGTGACGGGCGGCTCGGTGATGCCGACCATGGGCGCCCACATGCAGCTGCTGCGCCCCGGGCAGGCCACCGCGGCCCACCGGCACACCGGCTCGGTGATCTACACGGTCGCCAAGGGCCGGGGCGCATCGGTGATCGCCGGCCGGCGCTTCGAGTGGCGGGAAGGGGACATCTTCTGCGTCCCGTCCTGGGCCTGGCACGAGCACCACAACCTCGACCCGTCCGAGGACGCCTGCCTGTTCTCCTTCAACGACTTCCCGGTCATGCGCTCGCTCGGCTTCCACCGCGAAGAGGCCTACCCCGACCACGGCGGCCACCAGCCCGTCACCGCCGAACCCGCCGCCTGA
- a CDS encoding PaaX family transcriptional regulator C-terminal domain-containing protein has product MSDSPLRPSSLINTVYGAFLRRLGGWISIADLITLMGELDVDGPAVRSAISRLKKRGVLEPERRGATGYRLSPAVLPVFDEGDRRIFASLEPADLADGWAMAVFSVPESERSHRYQLRTRLSWLGFGNIAPGVWLAPGRLLEDARSMLVRLGLSDYVHLFAAEYAAFSDLPGTVSSWWDFPAIQTQYAAFTDTYAPVAERLARAEAEPDPAEAFRHYVPLLTQWRRLPYLDPGLPTELLPADWNAVAARQVFQRLHGILLDPSLRHVGEITGLRA; this is encoded by the coding sequence ATGTCGGACAGCCCCCTCAGGCCCAGCTCGTTGATCAACACGGTCTACGGGGCGTTCCTGCGCCGCCTCGGTGGCTGGATCTCCATCGCCGACCTGATCACGCTGATGGGGGAGCTGGACGTCGACGGCCCGGCGGTGCGCTCGGCGATCTCCCGGCTCAAGAAGCGCGGAGTCCTCGAACCGGAGCGCCGCGGCGCCACCGGCTACCGCCTCAGCCCCGCCGTCCTGCCCGTCTTCGACGAGGGCGACCGCCGCATCTTCGCCAGCCTCGAACCCGCCGACCTCGCGGACGGCTGGGCCATGGCGGTGTTCTCCGTACCCGAGTCGGAACGCTCCCACCGCTACCAGCTGCGCACCCGGTTGAGCTGGCTCGGCTTCGGCAACATCGCTCCGGGCGTGTGGCTGGCGCCGGGGCGGCTGCTGGAGGACGCGCGCAGCATGCTCGTCCGGCTCGGCCTCAGCGACTACGTGCACCTCTTCGCCGCCGAATACGCCGCTTTCAGCGATCTGCCGGGCACCGTCAGCTCGTGGTGGGACTTCCCGGCGATCCAGACGCAGTACGCGGCGTTCACCGACACCTACGCGCCGGTGGCGGAGCGACTGGCGCGGGCCGAGGCGGAACCCGACCCAGCCGAGGCGTTCCGGCACTACGTCCCGCTGCTCACCCAGTGGCGACGCCTGCCCTACCTGGACCCGGGCCTGCCCACCGAACTGCTCCCGGCGGACTGGAACGCGGTGGCGGCCCGCCAGGTCTTCCAGCGCCTGCACGGGATCCTCCTCGACCCGAGCCTGCGCCACGTCGGCGAGATCACGGGCCTGCGGGCCTGA
- a CDS encoding carbon-nitrogen hydrolase family protein — protein sequence MPPPPSLDTLPRFTAAAVQAAPVYLDPAATVDKAVALIAEAAGNGAELVVFPEVFVPGYPYWNWTMNPVQGSPWFERLQRASVDIPGPHVDALRAAARQHGVVLVIGVNERAAHSLGVLYNTLLTIGPDGELLGVHRKLVPTWAEKLTWTGGDGSSLRVHRTPVGPLGALACGENTNTLARFTLLAQGELVHASCYIALPVAPADYDMADAIAVRTAAHSFEGKVFSVVACSTVSPEIVDTLAGDDEELRALFQRPRSALSGIFGPDGRPVTEPLVDDEGIVYGEIDLGRCIQPKQMHDITGHYNRFDIFRLEVDNTPRPPVTFTAAQAGPLTTTSEEDA from the coding sequence GTGCCACCGCCGCCGTCCCTCGACACCCTGCCCCGCTTCACGGCCGCCGCCGTCCAGGCCGCGCCCGTCTACCTCGACCCCGCCGCGACCGTCGACAAGGCCGTCGCCCTGATCGCCGAGGCCGCCGGGAACGGAGCCGAACTGGTCGTCTTCCCCGAGGTGTTCGTCCCCGGATACCCGTACTGGAACTGGACGATGAACCCGGTCCAGGGCTCGCCCTGGTTCGAGCGCCTCCAGCGCGCCTCCGTCGACATCCCCGGCCCGCACGTCGACGCCCTGCGTGCGGCGGCCCGCCAGCACGGCGTGGTCCTCGTCATCGGCGTCAACGAGCGCGCCGCCCACAGCCTCGGCGTCCTCTACAACACCCTGCTCACCATCGGCCCCGACGGCGAACTCCTGGGCGTGCACCGCAAGCTGGTCCCCACCTGGGCCGAGAAGCTCACCTGGACCGGCGGCGACGGCAGCTCGCTGCGCGTCCACCGGACCCCGGTCGGCCCGCTCGGCGCCCTCGCCTGTGGCGAGAACACCAACACCCTGGCCCGGTTCACCCTCCTCGCACAGGGCGAACTCGTCCACGCCTCCTGCTACATCGCACTGCCCGTCGCCCCGGCCGACTACGACATGGCCGACGCGATCGCCGTGCGGACCGCCGCCCACAGCTTCGAGGGCAAGGTCTTCTCCGTCGTCGCCTGCTCCACCGTCTCCCCGGAGATCGTCGACACCCTCGCCGGTGACGACGAGGAGCTGCGCGCCCTGTTCCAGCGGCCGCGCAGCGCCCTGTCCGGCATCTTCGGCCCGGACGGCCGCCCCGTCACCGAACCGCTCGTCGACGACGAGGGCATCGTCTACGGCGAGATCGACCTCGGCCGCTGCATCCAGCCCAAGCAGATGCACGACATCACCGGCCACTACAACCGCTTCGACATCTTCCGCCTCGAAGTCGACAACACCCCGCGCCCGCCCGTGACCTTCACCGCGGCGCAGGCGGGCCCGCTGACCACCACGTCCGAGGAGGACGCATGA
- a CDS encoding alpha/beta hydrolase, whose protein sequence is MTQSHPAEFDLADMTWPPPPYQPPVPPVTDEHGVRHFDGVTYATTPGYRPRLLDVRLPAGEGPFPVVVWIHGGGWLDGDRRYPPPTVPAALLHGSVLAAGLALVSIDYRHSLEAPFPAQLHDVKAAIRYVRHFADALGIDPDRMAVWGESAGGHLAALAGLVGPHSADAEALEGAHGVGAGDTGVRAVVDWYGVSDLVALAGHPMPAMPSGADFPDPYEALLGGTEAERPALALAASPVTYAAGATPPPFLLVHGTRDGLVPFSQSEVLAEALTGAGGKVTLRPVDGADHIFLGSPDIPEIVAESVAFLAGHLGAGA, encoded by the coding sequence ATGACGCAATCCCACCCGGCCGAGTTCGATCTGGCCGACATGACCTGGCCGCCCCCGCCCTACCAGCCCCCGGTGCCGCCCGTGACGGACGAGCACGGGGTGCGGCACTTCGACGGGGTCACGTACGCCACCACACCCGGCTACCGCCCCCGGCTCCTCGATGTCCGGCTCCCGGCCGGCGAGGGCCCCTTCCCGGTGGTCGTCTGGATCCACGGCGGCGGCTGGCTGGACGGCGACCGGCGCTACCCGCCGCCGACCGTGCCCGCCGCCCTGCTGCACGGCTCGGTCCTGGCCGCGGGTCTCGCGCTCGTCTCCATCGACTACCGGCACAGCCTCGAAGCCCCCTTCCCGGCGCAGCTGCACGACGTGAAGGCCGCGATCCGCTACGTCCGCCACTTCGCCGACGCCCTCGGCATCGACCCGGACCGGATGGCGGTCTGGGGCGAGTCGGCGGGCGGCCATCTGGCGGCGCTGGCCGGCCTCGTCGGCCCGCACAGCGCGGACGCCGAGGCGCTGGAGGGCGCGCACGGGGTGGGCGCCGGGGACACCGGGGTCCGGGCCGTCGTCGACTGGTACGGGGTCTCCGACCTCGTCGCCCTGGCCGGGCACCCCATGCCGGCGATGCCCTCGGGCGCCGACTTCCCCGACCCGTACGAGGCGCTGCTCGGCGGAACCGAGGCGGAGCGCCCGGCGCTGGCCCTGGCCGCCAGCCCGGTGACGTACGCGGCGGGCGCGACCCCGCCGCCGTTCCTGCTGGTCCACGGCACGCGGGACGGCCTGGTGCCGTTCAGTCAGAGCGAGGTGCTCGCCGAGGCCCTGACGGGCGCGGGCGGCAAGGTGACCCTGCGGCCCGTCGACGGCGCCGACCACATCTTCCTGGGCTCGCCCGACATCCCGGAGATCGTCGCCGAGAGCGTCGCGTTCCTGGCCGGGCACCTGGGCGCGGGGGCCTGA
- a CDS encoding Asp/Glu racemase yields the protein METEVPAILRSRAALAPDERFTFHSSRMRMTHVTPEQLKAMDADSDRCAVELSDARVDVLGYACLVAIMSMGPGYHRVSQERLHLRTVENGAPAPVVTSAGALVHGLNTIGAKKIALLAPYMRPLTRTVVDYLGREGIEVLDYRALEIPDNLDVAAHDPARLPGLARALEYAEADAVVLSACVQMPSLGVIEEAEQLLGKPVVSAAVCTAHQMLRALDLPAVAPGAGHLLSGAYA from the coding sequence ATGGAAACCGAGGTCCCCGCGATCCTGCGCTCCCGCGCGGCCCTCGCGCCGGACGAGCGGTTCACCTTCCACTCCAGCCGGATGCGCATGACCCATGTGACCCCGGAGCAGCTCAAGGCCATGGACGCCGACTCCGACCGCTGCGCCGTGGAACTCTCCGACGCGCGGGTCGACGTACTCGGCTACGCCTGCCTCGTCGCCATCATGAGCATGGGCCCCGGCTACCACCGCGTCTCGCAGGAGCGGCTGCACCTGCGCACGGTGGAGAACGGCGCCCCCGCGCCCGTCGTCACCAGCGCGGGCGCCCTCGTACACGGGCTGAACACCATCGGCGCCAAGAAGATCGCCCTGCTCGCCCCGTACATGCGGCCCCTCACGCGGACCGTCGTGGACTACCTCGGCCGGGAGGGCATCGAGGTCCTCGACTACCGGGCCCTGGAGATCCCGGACAACCTGGACGTGGCCGCCCACGACCCGGCCCGGCTGCCCGGCCTGGCCCGCGCGCTGGAGTACGCCGAGGCGGACGCCGTCGTCCTGTCCGCGTGTGTGCAGATGCCCTCGCTCGGCGTCATCGAGGAGGCCGAACAGCTCCTGGGCAAGCCGGTCGTGTCGGCGGCCGTGTGCACCGCCCACCAGATGCTGCGCGCCCTGGACCTCCCGGCCGTGGCCCCCGGGGCCGGGCACCTGCTGTCGGGGGCCTATGCCTGA